The sequence below is a genomic window from Catenulispora sp. GP43.
GCGAGACGCAGCGCTTCCTCCATCAGGAGGTGTCCGGCCCTGGTGCGTCCGACGGTGTAGTACGCGCCGGATACCAAGGAGGCCGCGTGGGCGACCAGGGCCGGGTCGCCGTCCCGTCGGACCAGGATGAGCATGGATTCGCAGGCCACCGTCCACTTGGCGTGGTCGTGTCCGCGCTTCAGATGGTGGTTGGCTGCCATGTTGAACAGGGCCATGCCCTCCTGGCACAGACCGTGTTCCCCGGCCATGACGGCGGCGGCCGTGATGTTCGCGTGGTCGCGCTCAAGCCACGCCGATGCCGCCTCGCCGTCTTCGAAGACCGGCCGCGGGCATGCGGAGGGCTCGGAGGGCTCGGAGGGCTCGGAGGGCTCGGAGAGTCTGGAGACGATGAACTCACTGCCCGGGAACAGCAGATCGACGGCGGCCATGCCCCAGCGCAGGTAGTGGTCGGCCAGCCGCCACAGGGCGTCGGTGTCACGGTCCTCATCCGGCGACGGCAGTGATCGCGCGACGTCGCGGACCAGGTCGTGGAACGCGTACCGGCCGGCGGCGTGCTGCTCCAGCAGGTTGACGTCCACCAGGAGTTCCAGGCACCGCTCGGCCCGCGCGACCGGTGAGCCGAACAGCGCCGCCGCGGACTCGGCGTCGAAGTCGTGGCCGGGGAACAGCCCGAGCAGGCGGAACGCTTCGCGGGCTTCGGGGTCCATCACCTCGTGGGAGAGACGGATACTCGCCGCCACGCTGCGCTGGCCGGCGGACAGCTCGCCCAGGCGCAGGGAGTCGCGGCTCAGCCGGTCGGCCAGGTAACGCACGTTCCACAGGGGCCGGTCGGCGAGGCGGCTGGCCGCGATGCGGAGCGCCAGCGGGAGTCCTCCGCATTGTTCGACCAGGGCCGACAGCGCCTCGGGGTCGTCGTCGGTCCGGTGCCGGCCGGCGATCCTGGCGACCAGCGACCTGCTGTCCTGTGCGCTCAGCGCGCCCAGCGGCACAACCCGGGCCCCGTCCACCCCGGCCAGGCGCACCCGGCTGGTGGCCAGCACCAGACAGCCCGGGGAGCCCGGGAGCAGCGGTCGTAGGTGCTCGGCGTCGGCGGCGTTGTCCAACAGGAGCAGGATCCTGAGGTTCGCGGTGGTGATCCGCCACAGTGCGGTGCGACCGGGAAGGTCGGTCGGGATGTCGGCGGCCGGAACGCCCAGGCCGCGCAGCAGTATCACCAACGCGCTGCTGGTATCGAGCCGCTCGCGGCCGGCGGTGAACGCGCCGAGGTCGAGGTAGAGCTGGCCGTCCGGGAAGCGCTCGGCCAGCCGGTGCGCGGCGTGCACGGCCAGCGTGGTCTTGCCGGAGCCGCCCATGCCCTCGATCAGGAAGATGCGCACGGCCGATTCGAAGCCGGGGTCCTCTATCAGCTCCTTGAGTTCGGCGGCACGCCCGGTGAAGTCGGGCAGGTCGTACGGAAGCGAGCACGGCGCCGGGCGGTGGGATCGGCCGACGGAGACATCCGGACCGCCTCGAAGGATGTCCTGATGAAGCGCCTGCAACTCCGGCCCGGGATCGACACCGAGCTCGTCTGCCAGTACGGCGCGGACGCGCTGATACTCCTCGAGCGCCTCGGCCTGTCGGCCGCCGCGGCACAAGGCGGTCATCAGCTGGCCGCGCAGCCGCTCGCGCAGGGGGTGCTCACCGACCAGCTGCCGCAGCTCGCCGACCAGCTCGGACGATGCTCCCAGCTCCAGCCGCAAGGCCAGGAGATCCTCCACCGCGATGAGACGCTGCTCGGCCAA
It includes:
- a CDS encoding BTAD domain-containing putative transcriptional regulator, encoding MGPGDSDLSIAVLGPTECRWGAQRVPLGGAMQERLVVAMTVAAGRAVSLADLVAAVWDDDPPATAVHQIRKMVADLRRRIPGGAGVLRTVGAGYQLAVAGSNVDAARFVDLLARSRAARTPAAAELLREAVDLWRGPIPVQGRAFDAWAAGLAEQRLIAVEDLLALRLELGASSELVGELRQLVGEHPLRERLRGQLMTALCRGGRQAEALEEYQRVRAVLADELGVDPGPELQALHQDILRGGPDVSVGRSHRPAPCSLPYDLPDFTGRAAELKELIEDPGFESAVRIFLIEGMGGSGKTTLAVHAAHRLAERFPDGQLYLDLGAFTAGRERLDTSSALVILLRGLGVPAADIPTDLPGRTALWRITTANLRILLLLDNAADAEHLRPLLPGSPGCLVLATSRVRLAGVDGARVVPLGALSAQDSRSLVARIAGRHRTDDDPEALSALVEQCGGLPLALRIAASRLADRPLWNVRYLADRLSRDSLRLGELSAGQRSVAASIRLSHEVMDPEAREAFRLLGLFPGHDFDAESAAALFGSPVARAERCLELLVDVNLLEQHAAGRYAFHDLVRDVARSLPSPDEDRDTDALWRLADHYLRWGMAAVDLLFPGSEFIVSRLSEPSEPSEPSEPSACPRPVFEDGEAASAWLERDHANITAAAVMAGEHGLCQEGMALFNMAANHHLKRGHDHAKWTVACESMLILVRRDGDPALVAHAASLVSGAYYTVGRTRAGHLLMEEALRLAEQSGNPVDQALYLSKLGLFSKILGDYPRAMREYRQAIEFLAGSKKREALALALVNLASAQEAVGDFAGSLATATEALEVYKSIGGWHSEPLALLNIGNAEVGLGRWEAARDHFIEAYALVEHTGAEVHRPIVMARLARIHQMLGAHREAREWSGRARECLRGAIFPYVAVSILNLLGASARDRAEYAEAARDHRDALTRATDLELRSGVAVALQGLAAAEDGLGEHGSARTHRAEASDHFAAMGIDRDVEQPLVWC